In the Gasterosteus aculeatus chromosome X, fGasAcu3.hap1.1, whole genome shotgun sequence genome, one interval contains:
- the mapk8ip2 gene encoding C-Jun-amino-terminal kinase-interacting protein 2 isoform X3 produces MADRAEMFSLSTFHSLSPPGCRPAHDISLEEFDDEDLSEITDDCGIGLNYDSDPYEKDSLILEKSDMHHPVCSFQDDFQEFEMIDDEDDDEEEDEDEELDPDAPPSPSASPPLSPTLGTLKSRPTTLNLTTAVSQDSLNNNSSLSPKKGSWQDSLRKTSHGRLSPTHSCLEDGGHVTGQCPASPVSQAPGSQSKGSFGQHNTHPRSGDATEPKADPSIHTTRAPSVDEHSQCSDTEVDHDLNSDHNHKHSKQRATDTYTITSESGVEHENDLDLDGTSRCLSSTAPMGANDGADTPFSDEELEKDFEVEFMCKETYDMVCRENHRSSYVEFPSIEPASFTSYVSSGRSDALSRSSGSDAAVSAIEAAANDSTSPSSDPGIADMNQQGYMTSDQDKDLSSPGSDSDIEGELEVAFACGGTVVSNMISSISETELDLTSDESSSGRSSHLTNSIEEASSPTSDQELDLDAELEQDSGIVGFKATLLLGQPDPIKEGSTPLSPSPLPSPTLATPSSVDSPILPPESYDDGQALTGLKNMDDERPFEHQADPDETLPPSQQCEDSLSRQMVLQIEPDHSLESFKRSFYLPVGPRLMPSADEYDETSEGDSESESEDDLSENSDSPWLLSNLVNRMISEGSYPISCPEDCFKRKASVSDTISPSSDIGDGDGFNDEDQEKKSELGGSEKEEKEGEGYRKGVMEPGEKGKSMDSLNGGALISPCLYSNSPAGHTITPLVLEHCANNGRGTAEFHSKYTAKDSEKNLTEKLTKNARRQEEDLEPNNDLMMLESRKELDSPSLSESVVSDKDEGRETEPRPKSRSSASLERITEVKHSLTLDIPTAQTNRCFSLTYSTDNDEEKDDGDSYPFLGGLRESYQDCDLGLDSSPPIDSSVQDRPLPDHDLPLCQKDLPLREPNEDDGLAYDSMKYTLVVDENTTLELVSLRRCTSVLSDDSELSTLCDEEPLETSVLNYGREDEELRPELLSSSEDSSPEADLPFSKKFLNVFVNSTSRSSSTESFGLFSCTINGEERDQTHRAVYRFIPRHADELELDVDDPLYVEEEEDDYWYRGYNMRTGERGIFPAFYANEVIGQSKELLGMKRNPAWIETFGVQFLGSVEVPNHQGNGILCAAMQKIAISRKRTVHVRPPSLCELEISLQGVKLIMSLEDDYDALDEYDRCSHFFQMKNISFCGCHPRNNCYFGFITKHPMLNRFACHVFVSQESMRPVAECVGRAFQEYYQEHLEYACPTEDIYLE; encoded by the exons GCCGGCCCACGACATCAGCCTGGAGGAGTTTGATGATGAAGATCTCTCTGAAATCACAGACGACTGCGGGATTGGACTCAACTATGACTCTGATCCATATGAGAAG GACTCCCTCATTTTGGAAAAGAGCGACATGCACCACCCAGTGTGCTCCTTCCAGGATGACTTCCAAGAGTTTGAGATGAtcgacgacgaggacgacgacgaagaggaggacgaagacgaaGAGCTTGACCCTGACGCTCCTCcgtccccctctgcctccccccctctctcccctacTCTTGGCACACTGAAGAGCAGACCCACCACACTAAACCTCACCACTGCCGTGTCACAG GATTCACTTAACAATAACAGCAGTCTGTCCCCAAAGAAAGGAAGCTGGCAGGACTCTTTACGCAAGACCTCACACG gtcgTCTGTCTCCAACCCACTCGTGTCTGGAGGATGGAGGCCACGTGACAGGCCAGTGCCCGGCCTCTCCGGTTTCCCAGGCACCAGGGTCTCAGAGCAAAG GCTCGTTTGGTCAACACAACACCCACCCTCGCTCTGGTGACGCCACCGAGCCAAAGGCCGACCCTTCGATCCACACGACCAGAGCACCGTCTGTGGACGAGCACTCCCAGTGTTCCGACACAGAGGTGGACCACGACCTCAACAGTGACCACAACCACAAACACTCAAAACAGCGCGCCACTGACACTTACACGATCACCAGTGAGTCGGGTGTGGAGCACGAGAACGACTTAGACCTAGACGGAACCAGCCGTTGCTTGTCGTCCACTGCGCCCATGGGAGCCAACGACGGTGCCGACACGCCCTTTTCCgacgaggagctggagaaagaTTTTGAGGTGGAGTTCATGTGCAAGGAGACGTACGATATGGTGTGCAGGGAGAACCATCGGTCGTCGTATGTGGAATTCCCCTCCATTGAACCCGCCTCCTTCACTAGCTACGTGTCCTCCGGCCGCTCGGATGCCCTGAGCCGTTCCAGCGGTTCAGATGCAGCAGTCTCTGCAATTGAGGCAGCAGCTAACGACTCAACATCTCCTTCCTCGGACCCAGGGATAGCAGATATGAACCAGCAGGGTTACATGACGTCTGACCAGGATAAGGACCTCAGCTCTCCAGGCTCTGACTCTGACATCGAAGGGGAGCTGGAGGTGGCGTTTGCCTGTGGAGGCACCGTGGTCTCCAACATGATCTCCTCTATCTCAGAGACAGAGCTGGATTTGACGAGTGATGAGAGCAGCAGTGGACGCTCCTCTCATCTCACCAACTCCATCGAGGAGGCCAGCTCACCTACATCAGACCAGGAACTGGACCTGGATGCAGAGTTAGAGCAGGACAGTGGCATTGTGGGATTTAAAGCAACTCTACTCCTGGGCCAGCCTGACCCGATCAAAGAAGGGTccactcctctttctccttcgcCTCTACCCTCACCTACTCTTGCTACACCATCCTCTGTTGACTCACCCATCTTACCTCCTGAGTCGTACGATGATGGTCAGGCTCTGACGGGGCTGAAGAATATGGATGATGAGCGGCCCTTTGAGCACCAGGCTGACCCAGATGAGACTCTGCCTCCATCCCAACAATGTGAGGACAGCCTGTCCAGGCAGATGGTGCTGCAGATAGAACCAGACCACAGTCTGGAGAGCTTCAAACGTTCATTTTACCTGCCAGTGGGACCCAGGCTGATGCCCAGTGCAGATGAATATGATGAAACCAGTGAGGGAGACTCTGAATCAGAAAGCGAAGACGACCTGAGTGAGAACTCAGACTCACCGTGGCTGCTTAGCAACCTCGTCAACAGGATGATCTCAGAGGGCTCGTACCCAATCAGCTGTCCCGAGGACTGCTTCAAGAGGAAGGCCTCCGTGTCGGACACCATCTCGCCGTCCTCAGACATTGGAGACGGAGATGGTTTCAATGATGAGGACCAAGAGAAGAAATCAGAATTGGGGGGAtcagagaaagaagagaaggaaggtGAGGGGTACAGAAAGGGTGTGATGGAGccaggagagaaagggaagagCATGGACTCTTTAAATGGGGGAGCACTGATAAGTCCCTGTCTGTATTCGAACAGCCCTGCTGGTCACACCATAACCCCATTGGTCTTGGAGCACTGTGCAAACAATGGGAGGGGAACTGCAGAATTTCACTCCAAGTATACCGCTAAAGACTCTGAGAAGAACCTAACGGAAAAACTAACCAAGAATGCCAGGAGACAAGAGGAAGATCTAGAGCCTAATAACGACTTGATGATGCTGGAGAGCAGGAAGGAGCTGGACTCACCGAGCCTCAGCGAGAGTGTGGTCAGCGACAAGGACGAAGGGCGCGAGACGGAGCCGAGGCCCAAGAGCCGTTCCTCGGCCTCTCTTGAGCGCATCACCGAGGTTAAACACAGCCTGACGCTGGACATACCCACTGCCCAGACTAACCGCTGCTTCAGCCTCACCTACTCCACTGACAACGACGAAGAGAAGGACGACGGAGACTCTTACCCATTCCTGGGTGGCTTACGGGAGTCCTACCAGGATTGCGACTTAGGTCTTGACAGTTCACCACCAATCGATTCTAGTGTGCAGGATCGTCCCTTACCTGACCATGACCTCCCACTGTGTCAGAAAGATCTGCCTCTGAGGGAGCCTAATGAAGATGATGGACTGGCCTATGACTCCATGAAATACACGCTAGTGGTGGATGAGAATACTACTCTGGAACTAGTCAGCCTCAGAAG GTGCACCTCCGTTCTGAGTGATGACAGCGAGCTGTCCACACTGTGCGACGAAGAGCCTTTGGAGACGAGCGTGTTGAACTATGGTCGGGAGGATGAGGAGTTGAGGCCAGAACTTCTCAGTTCTTCTGAGGACTCATCTCCCGAGGCTGACCTCCCATTCTCCAAGAAGTTCCTCAACGTGTTCGTCAACAGCACCTCCCGCTCCTCCA GCACAGAGTCCTTTGGACTTTTCTCCTGTACCATcaatggagaggagagggaccaGACACACAGGGCAGTATACAG GTTCATTCCAAGACACGCAGATGAGCTGGAGCTGGATGTGGATGACCCTCTAtatgtggaggaagaagaggatgactACTGGTACCGAGGCTATAACATGAGGACAGGGGAGAGGGGCATATTTCCTGCCTTTTATGCCAATGAGGTCATAGGCCAGTCAAAGGAGCTGTTGG GAATGAAACGAAACCCAGCATGGATCGAGACTTTCGGCGTTCAGTTTTTGGGGTCTGTTGAGGTTCCTAATCACCAAGGCAACGGCATTCTCTGCGCCGCAATGCAGAAG ATTGCTATATCGAGGAAACGGACAGTACATGTGCGACCTCCTTCTCTGTGTGAGCTGGAGATTAGCTTGCAAGGAGTGAAACTGATCATGAGCCTGGAGGATGATTATGACGCCCTTGATGAg TATGACAGATGCAGTCACTTCTTTCAGATGAAAAACATTTCCTTCTGCGGATGCCATCCGAGGAACAACTG CTACTTTGGCTTCATCACTAAGCACCCGATGCTGAACCGATTTGCTTGCCACGTGTTTGTATCCCAGGAGTCCATGCGACCTGTAGCAGAGTGTGTTGG ACGCGCCTTCCAGGAATACTACCAGGAACATCTGGAGTATGCCTGCCCCACAGAAGACATCTACCTGGAGTAA
- the mapk8ip2 gene encoding C-Jun-amino-terminal kinase-interacting protein 2 isoform X4, whose amino-acid sequence MVSCGIDGAEQTHLNESSRPVGGICGAAERDISVHTAASVLCPPPMCWPAHDISLEEFDDEDLSEITDDCGIGLNYDSDPYEKDSLILEKSDMHHPVCSFQDDFQEFEMIDDEDDDEEEDEDEELDPDAPPSPSASPPLSPTLGTLKSRPTTLNLTTAVSQDSLNNNSSLSPKKGSWQDSLRKTSHGRLSPTHSCLEDGGHVTGQCPASPVSQAPGSQSKGIPPKQAGEGGNPQSPHRPLLCDMEGNRRERPEYGSFGQHNTHPRSGDATEPKADPSIHTTRAPSVDEHSQCSDTEVDHDLNSDHNHKHSKQRATDTYTITSESGVEHENDLDLDGTSRCLSSTAPMGANDGADTPFSDEELEKDFEVEFMCKETYDMVCRENHRSSYVEFPSIEPASFTSYVSSGRSDALSRSSGSDAAVSAIEAAANDSTSPSSDPGIADMNQQGYMTSDQDKDLSSPGSDSDIEGELEVAFACGGTVVSNMISSISETELDLTSDESSSGRSSHLTNSIEEASSPTSDQELDLDAELEQDSGIVGFKATLLLGQPDPIKEGSTPLSPSPLPSPTLATPSSVDSPILPPESYDDGQALTGLKNMDDERPFEHQADPDETLPPSQQCEDSLSRQMVLQIEPDHSLESFKRSFYLPVGPRLMPSADEYDETSEGDSESESEDDLSENSDSPWLLSNLVNRMISEGSYPISCPEDCFKRKASVSDTISPSSDIGDGDGFNDEDQEKKSELGGSEKEEKEGEGYRKGVMEPGEKGKSMDSLNGGALISPCLYSNSPAGHTITPLVLEHCANNGRGTAEFHSKYTAKDSEKNLTEKLTKNARRQEEDLEPNNDLMMLESRKELDSPSLSESVVSDKDEGRETEPRPKSRSSASLERITEVKHSLTLDIPTAQTNRCFSLTYSTDNDEEKDDGDSYPFLGGLRESYQDCDLGLDSSPPIDSSVQDRPLPDHDLPLCQKDLPLREPNEDDGLAYDSMKYTLVVDENTTLELVSLRRCTSVLSDDSELSTLCDEEPLETSVLNYGREDEELRPELLSSSEDSSPEADLPFSKKFLNVFVNSTSRSSSTESFGLFSCTINGEERDQTHRAVYRFIPRHADELELDVDDPLYVEEEEDDYWYRGYNMRTGERGIFPAFYANEVIGQSKELLGMKRNPAWIETFGVQFLGSVEVPNHQGNGILCAAMQKIAISRKRTVHVRPPSLCELEISLQGVKLIMSLEDDYDALDEYDRCSHFFQMKNISFCGCHPRNNCYFGFITKHPMLNRFACHVFVSQESMRPVAECVGRAFQEYYQEHLEYACPTEDIYLE is encoded by the exons GCCGGCCCACGACATCAGCCTGGAGGAGTTTGATGATGAAGATCTCTCTGAAATCACAGACGACTGCGGGATTGGACTCAACTATGACTCTGATCCATATGAGAAG GACTCCCTCATTTTGGAAAAGAGCGACATGCACCACCCAGTGTGCTCCTTCCAGGATGACTTCCAAGAGTTTGAGATGAtcgacgacgaggacgacgacgaagaggaggacgaagacgaaGAGCTTGACCCTGACGCTCCTCcgtccccctctgcctccccccctctctcccctacTCTTGGCACACTGAAGAGCAGACCCACCACACTAAACCTCACCACTGCCGTGTCACAG GATTCACTTAACAATAACAGCAGTCTGTCCCCAAAGAAAGGAAGCTGGCAGGACTCTTTACGCAAGACCTCACACG gtcgTCTGTCTCCAACCCACTCGTGTCTGGAGGATGGAGGCCACGTGACAGGCCAGTGCCCGGCCTCTCCGGTTTCCCAGGCACCAGGGTCTCAGAGCAAAGGTATTCCACCCAAACAGGCAGGGGAGGGCGGGAACCCCCAGTCCCCTCACAGGCCCCTCCTCTGTGACATGGAGGGCAACAGGCGGGAGAGGCCCGAATACG GCTCGTTTGGTCAACACAACACCCACCCTCGCTCTGGTGACGCCACCGAGCCAAAGGCCGACCCTTCGATCCACACGACCAGAGCACCGTCTGTGGACGAGCACTCCCAGTGTTCCGACACAGAGGTGGACCACGACCTCAACAGTGACCACAACCACAAACACTCAAAACAGCGCGCCACTGACACTTACACGATCACCAGTGAGTCGGGTGTGGAGCACGAGAACGACTTAGACCTAGACGGAACCAGCCGTTGCTTGTCGTCCACTGCGCCCATGGGAGCCAACGACGGTGCCGACACGCCCTTTTCCgacgaggagctggagaaagaTTTTGAGGTGGAGTTCATGTGCAAGGAGACGTACGATATGGTGTGCAGGGAGAACCATCGGTCGTCGTATGTGGAATTCCCCTCCATTGAACCCGCCTCCTTCACTAGCTACGTGTCCTCCGGCCGCTCGGATGCCCTGAGCCGTTCCAGCGGTTCAGATGCAGCAGTCTCTGCAATTGAGGCAGCAGCTAACGACTCAACATCTCCTTCCTCGGACCCAGGGATAGCAGATATGAACCAGCAGGGTTACATGACGTCTGACCAGGATAAGGACCTCAGCTCTCCAGGCTCTGACTCTGACATCGAAGGGGAGCTGGAGGTGGCGTTTGCCTGTGGAGGCACCGTGGTCTCCAACATGATCTCCTCTATCTCAGAGACAGAGCTGGATTTGACGAGTGATGAGAGCAGCAGTGGACGCTCCTCTCATCTCACCAACTCCATCGAGGAGGCCAGCTCACCTACATCAGACCAGGAACTGGACCTGGATGCAGAGTTAGAGCAGGACAGTGGCATTGTGGGATTTAAAGCAACTCTACTCCTGGGCCAGCCTGACCCGATCAAAGAAGGGTccactcctctttctccttcgcCTCTACCCTCACCTACTCTTGCTACACCATCCTCTGTTGACTCACCCATCTTACCTCCTGAGTCGTACGATGATGGTCAGGCTCTGACGGGGCTGAAGAATATGGATGATGAGCGGCCCTTTGAGCACCAGGCTGACCCAGATGAGACTCTGCCTCCATCCCAACAATGTGAGGACAGCCTGTCCAGGCAGATGGTGCTGCAGATAGAACCAGACCACAGTCTGGAGAGCTTCAAACGTTCATTTTACCTGCCAGTGGGACCCAGGCTGATGCCCAGTGCAGATGAATATGATGAAACCAGTGAGGGAGACTCTGAATCAGAAAGCGAAGACGACCTGAGTGAGAACTCAGACTCACCGTGGCTGCTTAGCAACCTCGTCAACAGGATGATCTCAGAGGGCTCGTACCCAATCAGCTGTCCCGAGGACTGCTTCAAGAGGAAGGCCTCCGTGTCGGACACCATCTCGCCGTCCTCAGACATTGGAGACGGAGATGGTTTCAATGATGAGGACCAAGAGAAGAAATCAGAATTGGGGGGAtcagagaaagaagagaaggaaggtGAGGGGTACAGAAAGGGTGTGATGGAGccaggagagaaagggaagagCATGGACTCTTTAAATGGGGGAGCACTGATAAGTCCCTGTCTGTATTCGAACAGCCCTGCTGGTCACACCATAACCCCATTGGTCTTGGAGCACTGTGCAAACAATGGGAGGGGAACTGCAGAATTTCACTCCAAGTATACCGCTAAAGACTCTGAGAAGAACCTAACGGAAAAACTAACCAAGAATGCCAGGAGACAAGAGGAAGATCTAGAGCCTAATAACGACTTGATGATGCTGGAGAGCAGGAAGGAGCTGGACTCACCGAGCCTCAGCGAGAGTGTGGTCAGCGACAAGGACGAAGGGCGCGAGACGGAGCCGAGGCCCAAGAGCCGTTCCTCGGCCTCTCTTGAGCGCATCACCGAGGTTAAACACAGCCTGACGCTGGACATACCCACTGCCCAGACTAACCGCTGCTTCAGCCTCACCTACTCCACTGACAACGACGAAGAGAAGGACGACGGAGACTCTTACCCATTCCTGGGTGGCTTACGGGAGTCCTACCAGGATTGCGACTTAGGTCTTGACAGTTCACCACCAATCGATTCTAGTGTGCAGGATCGTCCCTTACCTGACCATGACCTCCCACTGTGTCAGAAAGATCTGCCTCTGAGGGAGCCTAATGAAGATGATGGACTGGCCTATGACTCCATGAAATACACGCTAGTGGTGGATGAGAATACTACTCTGGAACTAGTCAGCCTCAGAAG GTGCACCTCCGTTCTGAGTGATGACAGCGAGCTGTCCACACTGTGCGACGAAGAGCCTTTGGAGACGAGCGTGTTGAACTATGGTCGGGAGGATGAGGAGTTGAGGCCAGAACTTCTCAGTTCTTCTGAGGACTCATCTCCCGAGGCTGACCTCCCATTCTCCAAGAAGTTCCTCAACGTGTTCGTCAACAGCACCTCCCGCTCCTCCA GCACAGAGTCCTTTGGACTTTTCTCCTGTACCATcaatggagaggagagggaccaGACACACAGGGCAGTATACAG GTTCATTCCAAGACACGCAGATGAGCTGGAGCTGGATGTGGATGACCCTCTAtatgtggaggaagaagaggatgactACTGGTACCGAGGCTATAACATGAGGACAGGGGAGAGGGGCATATTTCCTGCCTTTTATGCCAATGAGGTCATAGGCCAGTCAAAGGAGCTGTTGG GAATGAAACGAAACCCAGCATGGATCGAGACTTTCGGCGTTCAGTTTTTGGGGTCTGTTGAGGTTCCTAATCACCAAGGCAACGGCATTCTCTGCGCCGCAATGCAGAAG ATTGCTATATCGAGGAAACGGACAGTACATGTGCGACCTCCTTCTCTGTGTGAGCTGGAGATTAGCTTGCAAGGAGTGAAACTGATCATGAGCCTGGAGGATGATTATGACGCCCTTGATGAg TATGACAGATGCAGTCACTTCTTTCAGATGAAAAACATTTCCTTCTGCGGATGCCATCCGAGGAACAACTG CTACTTTGGCTTCATCACTAAGCACCCGATGCTGAACCGATTTGCTTGCCACGTGTTTGTATCCCAGGAGTCCATGCGACCTGTAGCAGAGTGTGTTGG ACGCGCCTTCCAGGAATACTACCAGGAACATCTGGAGTATGCCTGCCCCACAGAAGACATCTACCTGGAGTAA